Proteins encoded together in one bacterium window:
- a CDS encoding DUF2795 domain-containing protein has protein sequence MIWTVELAAYLDDAPWPATKEELIEYADRIGAPYEVIENLKELEDSDEPYESIEDIWPDYPSDEDFFYNEDEF, from the coding sequence ATGATCTGGACAGTTGAATTAGCTGCATATCTTGATGATGCTCCATGGCCTGCAACTAAAGAAGAATTAATTGAATATGCTGACAGGATAGGTGCACCATATGAGGTAATCGAAAATTTAAAAGAACTCGAAGATAGTGATGAACCATATGAATCTATCGAAGATATCTGGCCAGATTATCCTTCTGATGAAGATTTCTTTTATAATGAGGACGAATTCTAA
- a CDS encoding tyrosine-type recombinase/integrase, which yields MKIDQIVDGYIIYLRNVRRYSPNTVKSYKADLMDFISYCTENKKTEIALINERLIKSYLMNLSEQKIEKISIVRKLSSLRGLFRFAFKEDLIKNNPASQVKNPRTSKKLPEIVSAENITKTFELVDEADENPELVKVIFELLYGCSLRVSEVCNLKTGDVDLHKGMIRVLGKGSKTRIVPIGEKSIKNLAEYLNYSPPENYSEPFVRNKNGKKLYEKYVYRLVNKYLGKVTDIKKKSPHILRHSSATHMLDRGADLRAVKEILGHEILKQRKFILM from the coding sequence ATGAAGATTGATCAGATTGTTGATGGATATATAATTTATCTCAGAAATGTAAGGCGCTATTCACCGAATACGGTAAAGTCATATAAAGCTGATTTGATGGACTTTATAAGCTATTGTACTGAGAATAAGAAAACGGAAATTGCTTTAATTAATGAGAGATTAATAAAATCATACTTGATGAATTTAAGTGAGCAAAAAATTGAGAAAATATCCATTGTTAGAAAATTATCTTCTTTGCGCGGCCTCTTCCGATTTGCGTTTAAGGAGGACTTGATTAAAAATAATCCTGCCTCACAGGTGAAAAACCCGAGAACTTCCAAAAAACTGCCTGAAATTGTTTCCGCCGAAAACATCACGAAAACATTTGAACTTGTTGACGAAGCAGATGAGAATCCTGAATTAGTAAAAGTTATTTTTGAATTATTGTATGGCTGTTCGCTTCGCGTTTCTGAAGTATGTAATTTGAAAACTGGTGATGTGGACTTACATAAAGGAATGATCAGAGTTCTTGGCAAAGGTTCAAAAACCAGGATTGTTCCTATCGGAGAAAAATCAATAAAGAATCTGGCAGAATACTTGAACTATTCACCTCCAGAGAATTATTCTGAGCCATTTGTTAGAAATAAAAATGGTAAAAAGCTTTATGAAAAATATGTTTACAGGTTAGTAAATAAATATCTGGGTAAAGTTACCGATATAAAAAAGAAGAGTCCGCATATTTTACGTCATAGTTCTGCTACACATATGCTTGATAGAGGTGCGGATCTTCGAGCAGTAAAAGAGATACTTGGTCATGAAATCTTAAAACAACGCAAATTTATACTCATGTGA
- a CDS encoding DUF3108 domain-containing protein has protein sequence MKNLAIIFLTFELFVYGTAQTSSKKDNHIHSNSSERLVVGEDLTYIVKYAFFNLGEVRFKIVEKTEIDNTPVYKTIAYIDSYADLPFVSLHQIYESYIDSALFPLKFYAKIFGDDTVFVKYKFTENKKVEMKKGKLGASKLWLDSTATTKQRMQDGLSILYYARMNFGKQRTVSVPCFVNEREEEAIINFNIQSEPVSIDAVNYEIDCRYLDGATDFVSVYGLTGDFEGWFSNDSFSVPIKAKLNVIIGSINLELIKWNKNLWNPPAYKN, from the coding sequence ATGAAAAACCTGGCGATTATCTTTTTAACGTTTGAATTGTTTGTGTATGGAACTGCTCAAACATCTTCAAAAAAAGATAATCATATTCATTCAAATTCATCTGAACGTTTAGTCGTAGGCGAGGATTTAACCTATATAGTAAAATACGCTTTCTTCAATCTTGGTGAAGTAAGATTTAAGATTGTCGAAAAAACTGAAATTGATAATACGCCGGTATACAAAACAATTGCGTACATTGATTCATACGCGGATCTTCCATTTGTGAGTCTACACCAGATATACGAAAGTTATATTGACTCAGCACTTTTTCCGTTAAAGTTTTACGCTAAAATATTTGGTGATGATACAGTTTTCGTAAAGTATAAATTCACTGAAAATAAAAAAGTTGAAATGAAAAAGGGAAAACTGGGTGCTTCAAAGTTGTGGCTTGATTCAACAGCGACTACTAAACAAAGAATGCAGGATGGATTATCAATCCTGTATTATGCAAGAATGAATTTTGGTAAGCAGAGAACGGTTTCAGTTCCTTGTTTTGTAAACGAAAGAGAAGAAGAAGCAATAATTAATTTTAATATTCAAAGTGAACCGGTTTCAATCGATGCAGTTAATTATGAAATTGATTGCCGTTATTTAGATGGTGCAACCGATTTTGTAAGTGTGTATGGTCTTACTGGTGATTTTGAAGGATGGTTTAGCAATGATTCTTTTTCCGTACCGATAAAAGCTAAATTAAATGTTATCATCGGCAGTATTAACCTCGAATTGATTAAATGGAATAAAAATTTATGGAATCCTCCGGCATACAAAAATTGA
- a CDS encoding peptidoglycan DD-metalloendopeptidase family protein: MNKLFYFSKTNLKYIEIKSFKLKLFAMLLALSLFFAALYVLVYYFIGIGNNPDITITSLKNENRALKKEIERLSESYSELLTDVEDISELNSELRISANLEPISDEERMLGVGGSENYLSTNLNIRDAEVQNLLSSVNEMIREIEFEKSQTAEIAEKLRLNEELYNSIPAILPAPGNYSIHDFGMRRHPILGVRRFHHGIDINCNTGTEILCPGNGKVIVVERQAGFGLVVEIDHGFGYKTVYAHLSKAVVKVGEKVKRGQVIAKSGNSGLSSGPHLHYEVHHNGITLDPTDFFFDDLTFFDLDTSTISLTEK; the protein is encoded by the coding sequence ATGAATAAATTATTCTACTTTTCAAAAACTAACCTTAAGTATATTGAAATCAAGAGTTTCAAGCTAAAGCTATTTGCGATGCTTCTAGCTTTGTCTCTTTTTTTCGCCGCATTATATGTACTCGTCTACTATTTTATTGGTATTGGTAATAACCCTGATATTACTATTACATCATTGAAAAACGAAAATAGAGCGCTGAAGAAGGAAATCGAGAGACTATCAGAATCATACAGTGAATTACTTACTGATGTTGAAGATATTTCTGAATTAAATTCTGAATTACGAATCTCTGCTAATCTTGAACCAATATCTGACGAAGAAAGAATGCTTGGTGTCGGTGGTAGTGAAAATTATCTCTCAACAAACCTTAATATTCGTGATGCTGAAGTCCAAAATCTTTTAAGTTCAGTTAATGAAATGATACGAGAAATAGAATTTGAAAAGAGTCAGACAGCCGAGATTGCAGAGAAACTTCGATTAAATGAAGAATTATACAATAGCATCCCGGCCATTTTGCCAGCACCTGGAAATTATTCAATCCATGATTTTGGTATGAGAAGACATCCAATTTTAGGTGTACGAAGATTTCATCACGGCATCGATATAAACTGCAATACAGGGACAGAAATTCTTTGTCCCGGTAATGGAAAGGTCATTGTTGTTGAACGACAAGCTGGATTTGGTCTTGTCGTTGAAATTGATCATGGCTTTGGATATAAAACAGTGTATGCTCATTTATCAAAAGCAGTTGTTAAAGTTGGTGAAAAAGTTAAAAGGGGACAAGTTATTGCTAAATCCGGCAACTCCGGTTTATCTTCTGGTCCACACTTACATTATGAAGTTCATCATAATGGTATTACACTTGATCCAACGGACTTCTTCTTTGATGATTTAACATTTTTTGATTTAGACACTTCAACTATTTCTCTAACGGAAAAATAA
- a CDS encoding 3-hydroxybutyryl-CoA dehydrogenase, which translates to MNIKKVAVVGGGTMGNGIAHVFALNNYKVSLVEMSEELADKSIDTITKNLDRQVKKDVIKEEDKQRTLSNITKVVGLDNVANDIDLVIEAVFEDKAVKLSIFNKLNNIVNSDCIFASNTSSISITELSASTRPDKFIGMHFMNPVPMMKLVEIIRGYSTSDETYNTIKMLSEKLGKVPVEVFDYPGFISNRVLMPMINEAIFALMEGVASAEDIDTVMKLGMNHPMGPLTLADFIGLDVCLAIMEVLYNGYNDSKYRPCPLLKKMVAAKKFGRKTGEGFFKYDK; encoded by the coding sequence ATGAATATTAAAAAGGTCGCTGTAGTTGGTGGTGGAACAATGGGTAATGGAATAGCACACGTATTTGCCCTTAATAATTATAAAGTTTCTCTTGTTGAAATGAGTGAAGAGTTAGCTGACAAATCGATCGATACAATTACAAAGAATTTAGATCGACAAGTAAAAAAGGATGTCATCAAAGAAGAAGATAAGCAGAGGACTTTATCAAATATTACGAAGGTAGTTGGCTTGGATAATGTTGCTAATGATATTGATCTTGTTATAGAAGCAGTATTCGAGGATAAAGCTGTTAAGTTATCTATTTTTAATAAGTTAAATAATATAGTTAATTCTGATTGTATCTTTGCAAGCAACACATCTTCTATATCAATTACTGAATTATCAGCATCAACAAGACCTGACAAATTCATAGGAATGCATTTTATGAATCCTGTTCCAATGATGAAGCTTGTAGAGATTATCCGTGGTTATTCCACCAGTGATGAGACCTACAATACGATTAAAATGCTTTCGGAAAAACTAGGTAAAGTTCCGGTAGAAGTTTTTGATTATCCTGGATTTATTTCAAACAGGGTTCTGATGCCGATGATTAACGAGGCAATCTTTGCACTGATGGAAGGTGTTGCATCTGCAGAAGATATTGATACGGTTATGAAGCTTGGAATGAATCATCCAATGGGACCACTTACATTAGCTGATTTCATTGGACTGGATGTATGCCTTGCAATTATGGAAGTGCTTTATAACGGTTACAATGATTCAAAGTACAGACCTTGTCCACTATTAAAGAAAATGGTCGCCGCAAAGAAATTCGGCAGAAAAACAGGTGAAGGTTTCTTTAAATACGATAAGTAA
- the raiA gene encoding ribosome-associated translation inhibitor RaiA, translating to MNITITARKFKARETLKDHVKDEVKSLLKFNDSIISADVILSFQNSHDSIKKAEISLHIPGQTLIATEESDEFTKSVSGASEKLSRQLKTLKSKRKSKTIDNRN from the coding sequence ATGAATATCACAATAACAGCCCGCAAGTTTAAAGCAAGAGAAACATTAAAAGATCATGTTAAGGATGAAGTAAAATCTTTATTGAAGTTCAATGATAGTATAATCAGTGCAGACGTGATTCTTAGTTTTCAGAATAGTCACGACAGCATTAAGAAGGCTGAGATAAGCCTGCACATTCCTGGACAAACATTAATTGCAACTGAAGAATCAGATGAATTTACAAAATCAGTAAGCGGTGCTTCTGAAAAATTATCGAGACAGTTAAAGACACTAAAATCAAAGAGGAAAAGCAAAACAATTGACAATCGTAACTGA
- the ybeY gene encoding rRNA maturation RNase YbeY — translation MVKNLNVYSEDLSINKKAVHSLISAITKEYSLSITSLSISFINSNEIKQINEKYLSHDYETDVITFNYSRQKKNIDGEILISFEEAKLNAKRYNVKLGQELMRLVIHGMLHLLHFDDKNEESKKIMKKEENKLINRFNFTLFAGK, via the coding sequence GTGGTAAAAAATTTAAATGTTTATTCAGAAGATTTATCTATAAATAAAAAGGCAGTTCATTCACTCATATCTGCAATCACTAAAGAGTATTCTCTTAGCATCACATCGCTTTCAATAAGTTTTATTAATTCTAATGAAATAAAGCAAATAAATGAAAAGTACTTGAGCCACGACTATGAAACTGACGTCATTACATTTAATTATTCGAGGCAGAAAAAAAATATCGATGGCGAAATTTTAATATCGTTTGAAGAAGCTAAGCTTAACGCAAAACGATATAATGTAAAATTAGGACAAGAACTTATGCGTTTAGTCATCCATGGGATGCTTCATTTATTGCATTTTGATGATAAAAATGAAGAAAGTAAAAAAATTATGAAAAAAGAAGAAAATAAGTTGATAAATAGATTTAATTTTACTTTATTCGCAGGTAAGTAA
- a CDS encoding HPr kinase/phosphorylase, which translates to MTIVTDKSISRKEFITVDFFYSNAKKIGKLELLSENPDLERKITDQNVHRPGLALAGFVDLFSYNRVQIFGNTEVRYLKKLSTEQQEKALRTIFQFSVPCIILTNKNKPIPALLELAKEKGVAVFGSPYTTTKLVYLLSDFLDDQFSQRITIHGSFVDVYGVGICFVGKSGVGKSEVALDLVERGHRLVADDVIILTKKGENILIGSGTDLAKHYMEIRGLGIIDVERIFGIRAIRYQKRLEILVELEVWDEKAHYTRTGLEEKSMTISEIEIPYIQLPILPGKNITVISEVIALNYLLKHYGYNAAEAFKKRLSERISDKNSKTQRATDYFEHDFE; encoded by the coding sequence TTGACAATCGTAACTGATAAATCAATTTCAAGAAAGGAATTTATTACTGTAGATTTTTTCTATAGTAATGCGAAGAAAATCGGCAAGCTTGAATTGCTTTCAGAAAATCCTGATCTTGAGCGTAAAATTACGGATCAGAATGTTCACCGGCCGGGCCTAGCTCTGGCCGGATTTGTTGATCTTTTCTCCTACAACCGTGTACAGATTTTTGGAAATACTGAGGTAAGGTATCTGAAGAAATTGTCGACCGAACAACAGGAGAAGGCTTTACGAACAATTTTCCAATTCAGTGTTCCTTGCATAATTCTAACGAATAAAAATAAACCAATTCCAGCTCTTCTGGAACTAGCTAAAGAAAAAGGTGTAGCAGTGTTTGGCTCACCATATACAACAACAAAATTAGTTTATCTGCTAAGTGATTTTCTTGATGATCAGTTTTCACAGAGAATTACTATTCATGGATCATTCGTTGATGTATACGGAGTGGGAATTTGTTTTGTCGGTAAATCTGGGGTAGGGAAGAGTGAAGTTGCACTAGATTTGGTAGAAAGGGGACACAGACTTGTCGCCGACGACGTCATAATCTTGACTAAAAAAGGTGAAAATATTTTAATTGGCTCTGGTACCGACCTCGCGAAGCATTATATGGAAATCAGGGGCCTTGGCATTATTGATGTTGAGAGAATATTCGGAATCCGAGCAATCCGATACCAAAAACGGCTTGAAATACTGGTTGAATTGGAAGTCTGGGATGAGAAAGCACATTATACAAGAACCGGTCTTGAGGAAAAATCAATGACCATCTCAGAAATTGAAATTCCCTATATACAATTGCCAATTTTACCGGGTAAAAATATAACTGTTATTTCAGAGGTGATAGCTCTGAATTATCTTCTAAAACATTATGGATACAATGCAGCTGAAGCCTTTAAAAAACGGCTTTCTGAGCGGATTTCAGATAAAAATTCAAAAACTCAAAGAGCCACAGATTATTTTGAACACGACTTCGAATAA
- a CDS encoding gamma carbonic anhydrase family protein, with the protein MESSGIQKLSEEVKILPYRGTFPNLGENVFLASGVKIIGDVTIGKDSSVWYNTVIRGDVHYIKIGEMTNVQDCSMLHVTNGKFPLNIGNKVTIGHSVSLHGCTLNDLCLIGIGAIVLDGAVIESNSMVAAGALVKQNFKVPSGKLVAGVPAKVIRDLTTDEIENIEAGAYRYVEYARITAESLK; encoded by the coding sequence ATGGAATCCTCCGGCATACAAAAATTGAGTGAAGAAGTTAAAATATTGCCGTACCGTGGGACCTTTCCAAACCTGGGTGAAAATGTATTCCTTGCTTCGGGTGTAAAAATTATCGGCGATGTTACGATTGGAAAAGATTCCAGCGTTTGGTACAACACTGTTATTCGCGGGGATGTCCATTATATCAAAATTGGTGAAATGACGAACGTTCAGGATTGCTCTATGCTTCATGTCACGAATGGTAAATTTCCACTTAACATCGGGAACAAAGTCACAATTGGACATTCCGTCTCTTTACACGGCTGCACTTTGAACGATTTATGCTTGATTGGAATAGGAGCAATCGTTCTTGATGGTGCGGTTATTGAATCAAATTCGATGGTAGCGGCAGGTGCGCTTGTAAAGCAAAATTTTAAAGTTCCATCAGGAAAGTTGGTTGCCGGTGTACCTGCAAAAGTAATACGCGATTTGACAACAGATGAAATTGAGAATATTGAGGCCGGAGCCTACCGCTATGTTGAATATGCTCGCATTACAGCTGAATCATTAAAGTGA